A DNA window from Paraburkholderia sp. PGU19 contains the following coding sequences:
- a CDS encoding cold-shock protein, translated as MATGTVKWFNDAKGFGFITPDEGGEDLFAHFSEVKAEGFKSLKDGQKVSFEVKQGPKGKQAANIQPV; from the coding sequence ATGGCAACGGGTACCGTGAAGTGGTTTAACGACGCAAAGGGTTTTGGTTTCATCACGCCGGATGAAGGTGGTGAAGACCTGTTTGCTCATTTTTCGGAGGTAAAGGCGGAGGGCTTCAAGTCTCTGAAGGACGGACAAAAGGTGAGCTTCGAAGTCAAGCAAGGTCCGAAGGGCAAGCAGGCTGCAAACATTCAGCCAGTTTGA